The sequence below is a genomic window from Humulus lupulus chromosome 3, drHumLupu1.1, whole genome shotgun sequence.
TGCTCTTGCACATGCTGGCCTTGAGTCTTCCAATCTAATTGTTGGAATTGATTTCACAAAGAGCAATGACTGGACAGGTTCGGTTTCATGTTGATGGTTGGACTTGTTTTATTTTACCAAATTATACTTTGAAGATAGATATCAATGCTTAAATATAAACTTTGTTCTCTCTAAtatctaaaggttcgaggtcctTCAACCACAAAAGCTTACACCACATAGGAAATGAACTAAATCCATATGAACAAGCAATATCAATTATTGGAAAGACTTTATCAGCTTTTGATGAGGATAACTTAATTCCATGTTATGGATTTGGAGATGGTAagttcaccaaaaaaaaaaatgagtacAAGTTTTACTTTGAGATTGAACTTCTTTGAACCATGGAACTGAATATAACATATTGTCTCTGATATATTTTGTAGCATCAACACATGACAAAGATGTTTTCAACTTCTTTCCAAATCATAGGTACTGTAATGGATTCGAGGAAGTGCTAACACGATACAGAGAACTGGTTCCCCACCTTCGGCTTGCTGGTAAACTTGAATTCTTTGCATAGTTTTCTTTTGAAGTTTAGTTACTCTTTGTAATAACTTTTTCCCCATTTGGGTTCAGGACCTACATCGTTTGCGCCTGTGAttgagatggccatgactatagtCGAGCAGAGCCGTGGCCAATACCATGTTCTATTGATCATTGCTGATGGACAGGTAAATACTCTGCCTTTATCTAATATTTAGTTTGTTTGGTGTGAAATTTTTCCTAGAAAGCATAAACCATATGATTATTTCTTTCAGAAGTGTCTTCTGTCATTAGAGTCCTTTACAAAATATTTGTGCTGCCTTAGGTAACGAGAAGTGTGGATACAAGAAATGGCCAACTTAGCTCACAAGAACAGAAGACAATTGATGCAATTGTCAAGGCAAGGTATGCCACTCATGGCCTCTCTCTCAATGCAACTGTCATACAAGCACATATATTAGTAAACCTTGTGGTTTCATATCTTTTTTGTTTGTTTGGCAGTGACTATCCCTTATCAATAATCTTAGTTGGGGTTGGAGATGGGCCTTGGGACATGATGAGGGCCTTTGATGATAACATTCCTTCACGAGCATTTGACAATTTCCAGGTAAGAAACTTTTTGTAGTCCATATGAAATAGGTGATCATGGCTGCCTTTCAATATGTGCTTAACTGAAAAACACTTGTTTTCGTTGTGCATGTAGTTTGTGAACTTTACTGAGATTATGTCAAAAAATATAAATCCAATGAAAAAGCAAACAGAATTTGCTCTATCAGCTTTGATGGAAATACCTTCTCAATACAAAGCAACCATAGAGCTCGGCATACTAGGGTAATAGCCAAATCTTAGTACTCAAAATTTTTCGCTTGTTGATACTGTTGCCTCAAGTTAATTAACAATTTACACCATTTCTTATTTTCCTTTGAAACTCAGTCAACAATGGCGAAGTGCTCCAAATAGAAAACCTCTTCCTCCACCAATCACTGCCGATGTACCTTCGAGCAGCAGGACACAGATTCACAGCTCAAGCAATTTTCAGCACAATGCACCTTCTTATTCTGCATATGAAACAGAAGTCAACACGCCACCATCTCAAAGTTCTACTTATGATAATTGGGTACTCATCTGTTTCTTCAAGATATTTGGATACTTTGTCTTTTTGTTTAGTGAGATGGCCAAGCATCATATACTCACATTGTTCTTTACTGATATACTTATTCAGGTCTGCCCCATTTGTCTGACTAATCCAAAAAACTTGGCCTTTGGTTGTGGGCATCAGGTAAACCATTCTCTCCTCTTATTATCAATCAATTCAGGGACTCATGTTCAGATTTAGAGATTGTAGTTATATGTTTCTGTGTTTGACAGACTTGTTTTGACTGTGGAGAAGTGCTCCAAACATGCCCCATTTGCCGGAGCTCAATCGAAACTAGAATAAGGCTCTATTAGTCAGCCAACACTGATCTAAACAAATCCCAAATTCTGAGTTCCTACTCATCATCTGTTTGATCTGCGAAATCTGCATCACTTGTGATAGTTCTCATGTTATCAAGGCACATGAAGGTTAGCCTTGTTACCTGTAATTTTGGCAAGGACATTAAAACCTTTACACCAATAATGTGACAACTTTCTTAAACCTGGACTATTCAAGGATGTGCAGGACTTGTTTGTGGACGAATGTGGCTGTGGCCTATGGCTATGAGGAATTGGTTTGTGGAAAAGTTGTGTAAAATATATGAGCAGAAGAGGACTACGATTGCTGTGGCTTCGTACATACGGGAAATTTTGAATACTAATAGATCTACAGCCAGAGTTGGCGCTCAAAGCTGAAGTTTTTCATCTCTTTATGTTGTGTTTGATTTTTTGTCTAAGCTTCAACATTAGTAATTTTGAAATTAGGGTGAGATCAAGTTTTGGGACTGCAAAAGTCATATTTtgtaaataagttttttttttgcaGCAATATTTTGTAAATAAGTTTTGATTATGTACACAATCTCAATTTTTGCTGGTTGTATAAAATCtacattataataaattaatatttttctatatattatgttaaattaaaattttaagataAGAAAAAATGTTTGTTTAAAAAATTTCCatacatattttcactaaaaaatTTAAGTTCATTGAAAATAATTAAAGTGCAATACATCAAATAAGAAGGATGGAAAATCATCCAGTCATGCAAGTTCACCTTCCACCCTGAGTGCATGCGTAACTAATTCATGAGTAGCTTTATTGGCCGAACAACGAACATGAACTAGAGATGTCTTGAGAAAACTAAACAATGAACTTGCTATATCCTCTAACAAAGATCCTAACTCATTAACATACAAGAATCTCTTAGAGTAAGCAGAGACTAAAGATAAATAGTCAGTCTCTATGAAGTGTAAATGTAACTTACATAGAAAAGACCAATCCAAAATCACCATTACTGTTATTGTTTTTGCTAGAATGATAGAAAATCTTCCTACATAAAACATTATAGCACTCCATAAGAGCATGAAATAAAAATactatataataaaattttagatTTTTCAATTATCATAGCTACACTTACGAGTTACGATTGATTATGAGTTTACTTGTGACAATGGTATTCCACCTTAAATCTTGAGTGATGTACTTAAACAATTTTTATCTATGAGCATTGATATTTATGTCAAAAAAAAATACTGAGACAGTTTTGTAAAATTTTATACATTCGTAGTTTTTAAGTGTAAACATATTCTGTTGAAGTTgacaaaaaaaacaaacaaaaaatttgtTAAATCAAGAATTCGTGATTGGCAGTGGTTACAATCTTATTGGTCCCAAAGAttatttacccaaaaatggaccCATCAATCTCTAACACTAATTTTTAGTGgctagtttatcagtggcagatcCTGAGCAACATAAATTTAGAACCGGTCAGAAATTATTCACGTCAATGCATTTCATATCAGTATAACTTACAAAGTTAACCAAAATTTTCTATCATACATAATAAATGATTACAAATACCGTGCAACACAACTTTATAGTATTTGCATACGTATATTTATGTACACATCAGTAATAATGATCATTGCGTTGATACGAGTTTCGGTGATCAACGCGTTGATACGAATTTCTGTGATCTGACTCGGGCACCATGACACTCGATAGCAACGACGACTCCAGGCTTCTTCCTTCTGGCTCTTGAAGGAACTTATTGTCTTCTATGTAGGACTGAATCTCTGCAATGACAGGGTTTAACGCCGGATTTTTCCGAGATCTTAGAGCATTCAAAAAGTGGTCAGAGATGATGCTCAAAATCTTTCTGAACTGGGATTTGTATCTTTTGAAGAGAGCATATCCTGCCATCTGTTCAAGTTGCGAAATTTCAGAGGGTGTTGCTGTTTTGTTTcagagtaaaaaaaaaatgtatttggtTTTCTATGACTTACACGTAGGAATGCACTTAGTGCAACGGCAGTATATCTATTAGCAGGGAGAGTGTTTAAGAATCTTGCAATCCAAGCCCAACCTTCTCTCAAGCCATGTGTATTTTGAAAGCCGTTAATTTCAGTCTAACAACACATAAAATTTGTTAGCTTTTTTCAAATAGAGAAGCACAAAAAGGTATGGCAGTGAACACTGATATAATTAGAGCTGCGTCTCAATATCAAATTATCAAAAATTTGGCCAAAGAACATACTGCCTTACCTGAACCAGAGCGCCGTATAGTTTCATGTATGATTCTAATCGTTTCAAATAGTCCTCAACATTCTCAACCTTTCCTTCGTCTTCTCGAAATCCAAGAGTCTTGCAATATGCCTCTTTTGATTCAAATGCTGACTGCAGTATTGAATAACCTATAGTAATTAGGGAGCAAATTTTCGACATAGCATACACTGCCACCCTCAAAATAACAAAGATCCCGCATTACCCATTGGAAGAAACATAATTAACTAAATGATGGCAATTGATCACCTGTGTGTATACTATGTGCTTTGGAACAGTATAGATGCAAGCTTTGTGAAGCTCGGCAAGAATAAGATCCATAAGATGTGGAACCTGAAACACATAAAGCATGATCAACATATAAAATCTTAATTTCTTATGATATTATAAGGTATGAAAAAGAAGAAAGCGGTACACAATGTTACATAGAAAATCCAACTTAAAATCCACTTGAAAAATATTCAATTGAAGAATCAAcagtttggtcccaaaattaATTGAAATGTAAATGAAGAGGCATTCCATTCtaacatttttcttctttttctttttcttgctACAACTTTTTATTTGTTATTGGGTCAATTAATTCCGCCAACCATTTCTTGCTGTCCATTAAAGAACAATTTTGTTCTTCTATTTCATTATTTAAAATTTCTGGTCAGTTGCAGCCTGACTTGTAGCGAAAACAATACACAAGGGCACCTGAGAGGAAAACAGAAGAGAATGCAATCAAGAATAATCAATTTCATGAACTCCTTATTTACCTCTGAAGTGACAAGAACAATGACATAACCACATGCAAAAGCAGCGCTACCAGGGCTTTCACAATGTGAGACAACCTGCAATACCAAAACtttgttttagtatatgaatcTGGCACCTATCCACTCCGAGCAAAGCAAGTATATTAAAGAAGAATAGCCATAGTGGCCATATTTAAAGCATCAAATAGAATAATTGGCGCTTTGCATAATGGATGTGATAGAGATAGACAGCAAGTCCTCAAACCAGTAGGCAAAAAAAACAGAGACAAAATTGGAGATGGAAGGAAATGGAAAAAAGGCAAATCTGATAATTGTATGATGTATTTGAGAGACCTCAACTCTCCCAATAGCAAAAGCTCAATAACAATATATTTCTCAAGATCCTCTCATTTCTAACCTATTCCTACATATACTGCTCTATTTCATCATAACCAGCACTCAATACTACAGTTACCCACATACCCCTCTATTACCTATACTCTATTATTTAACCACTTTACCCCTCATTCTAGTTGCCTATCAGGATGCAGTTTTATACATAAACCATTAAATGAAATGACTAGTGAACAATATAAGAACTCCCCACATGATTTCTATAAACTCAACAGAATAAAATTCTACATACTGCCGTCAAAAAGTGTATTTTAGTAACAATGCATGCACAACATTTCTAGTCCCTTGATATGAAGAACCATATCTCATATCATATCTATATATGTGTGGTGTATGTGAGAAAAGAGACATTCTCAAATTTCGTTTCCACTCTCTCAATCACCAAATAAAGCAAAGAGATAAGAAGCTGATCCAAAGATACAATAAACTAAACGTACCTTTCTAGCAAATGCTCCAGCACTGATAGATTGAGGGTAAGCAGGATTTTTGAGGATCTTGACAAGTTCTGCTGCTTTTTGTCTGCAAAAAGAAAATTACTTTAAGTGCAAAATCTTTCCACCATATTATGTAaaacaatttagtcatttacattAGAAAGAAAACACATTACGTGAAAACCAACTAGTTATGTAACATGATAATAAGCTAATTAGATAACTAGTTGTTGAATAAAAATATGTAGATTGATGGACAGAAATCCAATATTACTTGACAACATCATTAGTCCCTGTAATCTGCCGTATCAATTTAGAGATATTTCTTTCATGGCGAACATAATCCTGAAAAAGAAATAACATTATGtgagaaaataaatatttcacATATCAAAAAGAActttaagaagaaaaaaacatgAGATGTGCTTAAAAATGACAATCATACATGGCAATAACTGTGGAATGATAAATAAGAAATTTAATATACAGTAACATCCATGTTTACGAAATCCAGTAAAATCTCAGTTGAATTTAATGTATAAATGCATTCTTTCAGTACAATATATTTAAAACAGACATAAATAAGCTGAATGAAGTAAATTCAATTCAATTTAGAATTGCACCATAATGGTAAGAGATTAAGAATTTTCAAATGAATATGAATTACAAAATGGGGGGCAAACCTTATTTACATTCAATCCCAATGCCTTGTTTCCTTCATCCAAGTCTTCCAACTTTTTTAATCTTTCCCGCTCCAACTTTAGCGCAGCTTCAGCAGCTTTAGTAATGTCACCTGCCACCAGTAGCCCCTTTCACGCATCAGATAACAAAATATTTCTTAAAAGCGTACAGAGAACATgaattaactaaaaaaaaacgAGGGGAATACAGTAGTGTGTCAAAAATGAACCGTTGCCCAAACCTAGCTGGTCTTTGTGAAAACTAGGGCTAAACTAGATTTTTAGATGAAAGGGCAAATGATTTTATCTATAGATCAGTACAAGGTTGCTATATTTGCCTGGTAGCCAAATTACCTGCTGATGCTGaatttattggtttttcaaattcagaTTCCTTGGTTTTGGCTTTAGTTTGCAATCCTAAAGCTGCCTTCTGAACTGCAACCTGGCTTGACGCTTCATTGGCCTCCCTTTCAGCAGCCTCTTTTGCTTCTCTTCTCTGAGCTTCCATTGCAGCCCTATTTGCTTCTTCAGCTCTGAGTTTTGCCTGCATCAGAAAATTCTTTTATTACTAACAACAGCATAAAACCAAGATAATATAACAAAGCGCATTAAGATTATATCAGAAGAATATGTAAGAATAGAGGACTGTGACAACCATCTTTAGACATCTACCAAAAGAAATGAATAATCTGGGCAAAGTCAACAAACCTCAGCTTCTGCTTTGGCTTTTTCTTGGCGGAGCTTTTCTTCCAGGAgagctttctcttttcttttggccCCTTCATAAGCAGCATCACTTCTTATTTTCCTTTCTTCTATCTGGGACCTGAGTTCATGGTCCCTTTGGATAGCAGTCAAGTGATTATCAAGTGCTTCGGCACTACAGATGATGGCCCAAAAGTTAGAAAACAGAAAGTCCAAATTTGACTTAAACAATAAAAATGCAGAAGGAGATGAGAAACCATTAAAATTCCAAGGAAAAAACATTCAAAAGCATGGGCACTTCAATGAGgggaggcaaaaaaaaaaaatacagcatTATAACAAAGGAATTGCAGTCTTACATTTTTCGTTGATATTGGGTATCAAGCTTTCTCTCATTTTCGCGCCTTGCTTCTCCATACTTATTAACTCGAAGAAATGCAGAAGAAACCTTTTCATTTTCACTCATCAGATCTGACTCTATTGTAAAAATTTTGTTCCTAATCTCCTCCTGTTATTGAGTCAATTAATATTGTCATGCACCAAGAAGGGAATTCTACAACCACAATAAGAAGAAAAATTTGCAGGGAAACCCTGGAGCTCGAGCATGTAGCCAAGGTATGAGATAAGCTCTTCATGAGATATGTGCCCTAGTTATTCATAATACTAATTGAATAATTAAACATTTTGCAACAAAAATTATGCACGAATTCTACATCAGACGAAACATCATCCACTAGATAGCTACAGACCTTGACCCCAAGCTGATGTTCACTAGTTAGCTCAATCAAACCTCCTTCCACCAATCCTGTTTCCTCCATCAAGTATGGCTGAATTTCAAGAGCTGACTCATTCTCAGAGTCGCCATCATCACTAAGAGATAAATCAAGAGAATACAAATTATTAATAGAAACTAGCGAGATCTCTAACAATCAATGTGATATAACATAACATAGATATATCATAGAAGTCTGTCATGAATACACAACAGCTGAATCAAGCTTTCGATGACAGAATAGGGATGCAAAACTTGAATTGATAAAAACATGGAATATAAGTAAAGAAAAACAATCAAGGCCAGTTAAATGCATACCTAACATAAAGGTCGTTAAAATTAAACCGATTAGCAGAAAGGGAGCTTCTATCTTGAGCTTCCTCATATGCATTGTCAATTTCATCCACCTCATCATCGAGGACACGCATTACAAATGGCCTAGAACTTCTTTCTACGCTCTTCACATTTGAAAACTGACTATACAAAATTTACAACTGAACGCTTAGTTAAACAAAAAAACACATATGCACCAAGCAGTTATCTAAATCACACACATACATACTTACCGCGATTGCACTTTAGTGAATGGCATTGGGACTTTGGAAGAGCTACTAAGTTTTGTTTCCAATGCATTAAGCTGTGTTAAAAGAGCATCGAAGCTCCAATCAGGCTCAGGGTCGGCAGCAATTCCCTCAACAGTTTGGGGACAACGAAGTTCCAACTTAACAGCTCCCCTAAACAAATCCAAATTGATCCCACAGATCAGAAACAACCCATGATATCAACAGCCATTTGCTTATACGatttaaaaatcataattttcaGTCAAAAAGAAAAGTGTTAAATTCGTATCTCTATTCCTAGATGATAATCAAACTATGAATTCCAATAAAAAAAAACTGCATTCTCTCTTTATAAATGTAACTGAATTACAGAAGAAAATTTAACCAAAATATGAACGATAGAAAGAATCAAGCTTGAAACTTACATTGTGTAAAACTTCAATTCGAAAAGCTTCGGTTCCCCCAAATAATAGGGTTTCCGCAATCCACTGTATAGTACCTCCCCTCGTTCGTGGCTCAAAACGCAATCACCAACACCGAGTGACCGTTGGCAGCAACACCACACTGGACGAAAGAGGTTGTTCAGTGATGGCCAAACAAACTGTTTTAGTCCCTTCTTGGATTAaccaaattaattttaaattagagtttgattaataaaaaCAACCtactgtatttttattttaaataaaatataaaaaccataaatatttaattatacttATTAATTGTAAGCTTAATAATTACGCATCAGGTCTAATTAAAATAAATGGACATTTGCATAAATAATACCAAACTTTTACTAATAATTATACTTCTGGCATGATTAGTTACGGTGAATTATTATATTATtctatataatataatgttagattaaataatgtgataaaatatGATTTGTCAAACAAATATGATTTGTCATACTTTATAACTTAATATTGAGAATTACAAAAATTTTATATATGTGTGACCAAGTAtaacatatttgagagttacaaaatcagcTATAAATCTGCAATATCTAAACATcactcaataatgtgtagattgagagttacacattttattgaatttcataaagtcataataTGATATGGCTCTTGAAGATATGTTTTAATTCTCATTtagtgtatggaggttacaaaatcatataGGAAAGGTATTGGGACGTTTTGAGAAAAGATGCAAAATTGGGAGGCTGTAACAACCTTCAGGCCACGGCCAAAAGCATCCAAGGCAGTGGCCTGGGAGACAGGGACTAATGGCTGTGACCATGAAATGCCACAGACTGTGCCCTGGGGTACTGGTAGCCAAATTctattttgtctttttttttccaatttgaatggTTTTAACATCCCAAACAActctcaaatcttcattttaattctataaacatcaaattaaacattggtaacaactaagagggttggtggaatttaaaattcatagggtctctcaaaactctataaatagaggcaTAATGCTCACTTGTGATAAATACAATTTTCTATCAACAAAGTACTTGACTATAAAATACACCAAAAGACTGATAATTCCATAGAACTATTTTCAAACTTGAAAGTCCTTTAtggggtgtttgttttgagtaatTAAGTTGCTTTGAAAAGTGTAGAGGGACTTAGAATGGatgtaatattaaactcttgtgtacaaaaaAGTTCACTTAacccttaaaatacatgtggggctcacacaaattattaactttacccccTTAAAATTTGAAACAAACATAGGAAGGGAATTAGATTCTCATTCCCACATTTACTTTACATCATACCAAACAcacccttagtgcttagagaatatggggaaataagcttttggacaaaggtcttggaccttattcaagttggtgtgatcctcactactctacactttggttgtatgataattcttgttcttgttcttatttctttattctagtctacatatttatttgtattatttatgaATTGAGTtgcattcttcttcttctacatcattttattttacttgtatcttttgcaactaagttgtaatatttatttaagggtttatacctttttggactctgtgttttgtcccattacctgtttggaccctgtgttttgacaaattattttttggacactatgttttgtaaaattgttaaaatagaaccataaactcaattttgatgaagaaaaaattgaatataacaacatagtttttaagcagaatgattttatttttgttctgaattgttagtttggtaaattatttgtagttttagttgagaaaacattgaccaaaatcgggtttaggattctattttaatcattttacaaaacatagggtccaaaaagtaatttatcaaaacacatggtccaaacaggtaatgagaaaaaatacaaggtccaaaaaggtataaaccattTATTTAATCTACTACCTTGCCTAttatattattgcatagagttgtaatttggTTTTCACAATTTccattgaataatatatattatctaacaatcaaaAAGTTATTCTTTCcatttcaatggaaggagaaaccatagagatcttgtgaggatccaactttaaAAAGTAATGTTCTTTGTTTTTCTTAGAAGATATAATGGCTCTCATGTGGttatagaaatgaaaagaaaaaaatttggTGAATGAGGTTTATACAAATTTATTGTTTTCCAATTTCTTTTGCCTTTtgaatatagtggttagattagaagatatttCAACATCTAAAGTTttagctatatatatatgtgtgagttGTCAGACTAATAATATGGTGTTATATGATA
It includes:
- the LOC133822225 gene encoding E3 ubiquitin-protein ligase RGLG5-like, translated to MGTNSSKCSSERQVSDHYYRSADNSSWNNYDYPQSPLPQPSPYYTPQHRHGPPSSSSFGYRSPKRNLDRKYSRISDDYHSLDEVTSALAHAGLESSNLIVGIDFTKSNDWTGSRSFNHKSLHHIGNELNPYEQAISIIGKTLSAFDEDNLIPCYGFGDASTHDKDVFNFFPNHRYCNGFEEVLTRYRELVPHLRLAGPTSFAPVIEMAMTIVEQSRGQYHVLLIIADGQVTRSVDTRNGQLSSQEQKTIDAIVKASDYPLSIILVGVGDGPWDMMRAFDDNIPSRAFDNFQFVNFTEIMSKNINPMKKQTEFALSALMEIPSQYKATIELGILGQQWRSAPNRKPLPPPITADVPSSSRTQIHSSSNFQHNAPSYSAYETEVNTPPSQSSTYDNWVCPICLTNPKNLAFGCGHQTCFDCGEVLQTCPICRSSIETRIRLY
- the LOC133822226 gene encoding mRNA export factor GLE1 encodes the protein MGAVKLELRCPQTVEGIAADPEPDWSFDALLTQLNALETKLSSSSKVPMPFTKVQSRQFSNVKSVERSSRPFVMRVLDDEVDEIDNAYEEAQDRSSLSANRFNFNDLYVSDDGDSENESALEIQPYLMEETGLVEGGLIELTSEHQLGVKEEIRNKIFTIESDLMSENEKVSSAFLRVNKYGEARRENERKLDTQYQRKIAEALDNHLTAIQRDHELRSQIEERKIRSDAAYEGAKRKEKALLEEKLRQEKAKAEAEAKLRAEEANRAAMEAQRREAKEAAEREANEASSQVAVQKAALGLQTKAKTKESEFEKPINSASAGDITKAAEAALKLERERLKKLEDLDEGNKALGLNVNKDYVRHERNISKLIRQITGTNDVVKQKAAELVKILKNPAYPQSISAGAFARKVVSHCESPGSAAFACGYVIVLVTSEVPHLMDLILAELHKACIYTVPKHIVYTQSAFESKEAYCKTLGFREDEGKVENVEDYLKRLESYMKLYGALVQTEINGFQNTHGLREGWAWIARFLNTLPANRYTAVALSAFLRMAGYALFKRYKSQFRKILSIISDHFLNALRSRKNPALNPVIAEIQSYIEDNKFLQEPEGRSLESSLLSSVMVPESDHRNSYQRVDHRNSYQRNDHYY